From Haliotis asinina isolate JCU_RB_2024 chromosome 8, JCU_Hal_asi_v2, whole genome shotgun sequence, a single genomic window includes:
- the LOC137293935 gene encoding zinc finger protein 830-like, protein MASSKKKKIVSKDELRRLMKQKQTSLKSSNRIEHPHAKYNSLNQLVCTVCNTTIKSDLLWAAHIQSRLHKEYVAAKLVVGPAVPASIKRSIPHSDSGASHSKKLKSQNGSPVKQSGLPADFFDKSSPKSGPQSNSLLADYGSSSEEDSDGADEGAGRSARQGPGVLPSDFFDKGSKPSGDAVEEKPKTMADILPEGFFDDPKMDAKVRKVEYKDKMEEEWEQFQRAMKEESHVSENIIEEDDQQANIERNIDEIDDQINRWKEIEDLHDKKAEVIGKVGDREAQSDSEGEVDEAELEELFDWRAKKTWK, encoded by the exons atggcgtcGAGTAAGAAGAAGAAAATTGTGTCGAAAGACGAACTTCGCCGTTTGATGAAACAAAAGCAGACATCATTAAAGTCATCCAATAGAATTGAACATCCCCATGCAAA ATATAACAGCCTGAACCAGCTTGTGTGCACTGTatgtaatacaacaataaagtCAGACTTGTTATGGGCAGCACACATACAGAGCAGGCTTCATAAAGAG TATGTGGCTGCCAAATTGGTTGTGGGGCCAGCAGTTCCTGCTTCTATCAAAAGATCTATTCCACACTCAGATTCTGGAGCTTCTCACAGCAAGAAGTTGAAAA GTCAGAATGGATCACCAGTAAAACAGTCAGG TCTTCCTGCTGATTTTTTTGACAAGTCATCCCCTAAAAGTGGGCCACAAAGCAATTCATTGCTGGCAGATTATGGATCCTCATCCGAGGAAGACAGTGATGGTGCTGATGAAGGTGCAGGGAGATCTGCCAGACAAGGGCCAGGTGTCCTGCCATCAG ATTTCTTTGATAAGGGCTCCAAGCCATCAGGAGATGCTGTTGaagaaaaacccaaaacaatggCAGACATTTTACCTGAAGGATTTTTTGATGACCCAAAGATGGATGCCAAG GTGAGAAAGGTGGAGTACAAGGACAAGATGGAGGAGGAGTGGGAACAGTTCCAGAGAGCCATGAAAGAAGAATCACAC GTGTCAGAGAACATTATAGAGGAAGATGACCAGCAGGCCAATATCGAGCGGAACATTGATGAAATAGATGACCAAAT CAATCGCTGGAAGGAGATTGAGGACCTCCATGACAAAAAGGCAGAGGTGATAGGGAAGGTGGGAGATCGAGAAGCACAGAGTGACAGTGAAGGGGAGGTGGATGAGGCAGAACTCGAGGAACTCTTTGACTGGAGAGCCAAAAAAACATGGAAGTGA